TCATTTGTCTGAACGCATTAGACATCTTCATCTACAGAGAATTACAGAGGTCGCTGGAGTAGTCCTTTCCTTTGATCCCAAGCCCATTCCTGTAAGTACTTAGCCCTCTTGCAATAACACTTTCGATGTAAAGTTCCAATTTTGAACGCAATTTTACTAGATGGCATGATGGCCATTCGCAAATAGATAAGCCAAGTCCTGAGAATACATGGACAACAGAGTAACTTCACTGTCAAATTCAGAGAGATGTATTCTCATAGGAAAAATCTGTtgataaaaattaaacaaattttacaCTGGAGAGGCTTGAAGTTGatccaatttaaaaaaatcaagaaaagttcCATTTCCAAATGTTGCTAATCTTTTGATCGTGTAATACATAGGGAGACTGGAATGGAGCTGGTGCACATACAAATTACAGGTAAAAGCAAATGACTCGACGGTGAACTTGGGTGAATGTTTTCAAAGCTTATTTACTATTTTTCTAACCTTCAAAATTTTCCTATGTTAGCACAAAATCAATGAGGAATGAGGGAGGACTGAAAGTGATCAAGGAGGCCATCGGTAAACTTCAGCTGAGGCACAAGGAACACATTTCTGCATATGGTGAAGGAAATGAGCGCCGTCTGACGGGTCGACATGAAACAGCAGACATCAACACTTTCACATGGGTAACTTATACATCTCTCTAAACAACCAACTGTCTTTAGTTTTCAGCAGAAGAGATTTAACTGTAATTGTCGCAACTAAACAGGGCGTTGCCAACCGTGGTGCCTCCATTCGCGTTGGTCGTGACACTGAAAAAGCTGGAAAAGGTGACACTGACCCTCCTTTCGTAGCCATGAACTATATATGcttttctaaaactttagatGTTCACTGGAAGAAGATCATTGTGGTTGATGTAGCCATGAACTATATATCCTGTTCTAAATCTTAGTTGTTCACTGAAAGAGGATCATTGTGGTTGATTGCTGGAACCTCTGAAAGACATTAGAACCTCACTTATGGGGGTGCTGGCTTTCAAAATACATGAGATTATACAACTCTTTCACTGACAAGTTTGTTTGTTCTAAACGAAAAGCCTGTTCTTCCAATATCCATTGAAAACCAGACTTTTATGTCGTCAATCAACTTTTTGAATTAAAGAAATTCCACTTACATAATGAGAATTTCCTCCTTCTGTATATCATGGATTTTTCAAAGGACTTTGCTTCTTGATTCTTGCTTGATGCTTCAGCCATCACCTATTAACCACTTCCAACTCTGGAAACTATTTTCATTTCTGCAATTGCAGGATACTTCGAGGACAGGAGGCCTGCTTCCAATATGGATCCCTACGTCGTCACTTCCATGATTGCTGAGACTACCATCCTGTGGAAACCAACATAAAGCAGCGCTTAATTTTCTGCTCAAGGGATTTCCCTCTTGGTGTTTCTGCTGCAGTTTGTGGGATTCGTATCTGAGGTGCACTGCTCTGCCAGGGGTCTCCAATTGTTCTGACTTGGCAGCCGAGAGTCGTATTGAGCAGGGAAGTTGAGCAGGGAAGCCTGATGTAGGTGTTCCGTCTCTGCTTCTTGTGTAACTACACTTTTCCAATAACAGTGTCACACTCCCTAATAAAATTCAGTCTTTTCCTGAGAATTTCTTCTATCGAGAGTCTGCGCCTTTTAGTATGAGATGTGTTCTGCATTGATGAACTGCTTCAAGAATATCTTCTATCTTTGAAAGAAGCTGCCAGCATGTTAGGTCCATTGAAATCTGAAGAATTGAACAAcggaaagaaatagaaagagaagaacAGTCAAATGAATTGACGTTAGCGCAACCGCGTGGAAAGAGCTAACAGAATATGCCCAACAACACAAGCGATGAACTGAATGAATGTGGACATTTAACCGCAGCCTTTCCTCATTTGTGAAGTTCATAAGCTTTAATGGCAGTAGATGCATGCTCTATTGGGGGATTTCTGAGAGAGAGTTGAAAAACAAAGGTGGCACATAAGCATCCTCTCCTGAGGAAGCGATTATCAGGATTAACTGATCCATTCAAAGGTGTTTCTCACTGCATTCCAAGAGAAACGCTCCTCAGGTCTTCTGTGCAGATCTACAAAAAATGATTTACCTTTTCAGGTTCTTTCATAATCTGGAAAAAATTTATCCACCTTTTCTTGGGTCTTCCATGTTTTATCGAGTTAATGTGGAGATCAAACATggcattttcataaaaaagttCAACATAAATATGCTGGAAGCAAACACCGCTTCTACGACAACGTTTATCTTGAAATTCTTGGGACGTAAACGCCTGAAACGTTCAGAATCGGTTCCGATTCACGTTTACAAGATCAGTCCCAATTGTCTCTCCCTCAGATTTGGAATCAGATTTGAACTAAATTCTgaattttaaaaccaaatctagATCCCACGGGCATAAGATCTGATTTTTACAAGTGATTTGAGTTGCATCATTGTGGGATGGCTTGAGATTTAGTCACCAAAGCAGCTCACAGTTGCGAGTGgatttgattttggatctaCTTCTCTTTGATGGATCGGGTAAAATGGATTTGGTTTTGACGTCGGAGATCAGGCTGCTACCATCAAGGTGATGGCAGCGTCTTTGGCAGCATCTTGAGCAGATCAAGCAAGAGGATCCTTGGATTGAGATGGGGTGGGCTGTTCAAACCTTTCATATACGATTTCTTGATGAAGTAAGAGCTAAGCCAGAAATCCAAACCAAGGGGAATAACGTTATGATGAAGTAAGAGCTAAGCAGTCCTGATGCTGATATCAAATTACCAGTTGCCGCGGCCATTATTTCGAGAACTTGAATTTCCTAGATATACCAAACTCCACCTAAACAAGCCCAATTTGAATTTCCTTAGCTATACCAAAGTCGACCTAATCTGAATATCTGATTTCAAAGTACCGAAAATTTGGACCCAATTCAAACCCAGATTCGTTTGGGACCTTGGATGTGTGAGTGGATTGTAATGCTTTATTGTGAGAAAGTTTAGTAGATTCTTAATTTTATCTAAGCTTTTTATAAATCTtggaaaatttcaaagaatGTCCAATGTGAAATTAAACTCTTTTACAATGCGGCTTTACAATCCAcctttcttgttcattttgtaAAATTACAGAGCAAGATCTGAATCTGACTAGTAATAAACTTTGCCGGATTCATGTAAACAGATCCAGAGTTATAATTAGGTCGACTACCGGATGCCTCCTACTCTACTCATTCCCCGTTTGAGAATGTCTCATCGTTTCATGCGCATAAGAATGTGGATCCCTCTGGGCACCAGCATGATCAAGAGCGATGCATCTAAAATCAATCGAATCCAAATGTAGCCATACGGGGATGATTCATATCCCGGTTCAGATGAAAACTTGTATTCTGAATCTTGTATTACATCGATTGATGGATCCAGAACCGGGCTAATATTTATGAGATGTAATGGGGTTAATTAACAGATTGACTTATTCAAGTGTGGTTCAAACAAGATAATGGATCCCATAAGACTCCGATCTTGTACTACATTCACCCAGAAGTTCACACTTTAGATGCCGTTTGGTAGTAAGAACAAACGTGAGTGTTTTATAAATTGAAGTAGATTCAGAAGGCACTTGTTtaataagtgtttcatgaatcatCTCCAATTTTGGAGCACATTCACAAAACACTAGAACCTTGTTGATAATGCGAAACGGCCCCCACTTAATGAGCATATTCTTCTAGTCCaatgaaatccaaaaacaaaGCCAAAGATATCATGTCCTAAAATATTTGAACAACCTAGGGATTTActctcttgcttttttttttccttctaaacTTTGGCCCACCAGCTGACTCATGACCTAAAAAaggttttgaatatatatatatatatatatatatatatatatgagagagaaatagagagagaagtaCAGTACGTACAATCCTTTTTGTTTGTAGGGCAAAGTCCTAACCCATCAAAccacaaaaaagcaaaaataaaaaaaatatataatccaTCAAACACACGAGAAATCtggaatgaagaaaaaaatccaCTTACACCTTTTGAAAGGAAATTATTTCTAGACAAgagtttgtttttattttttatttttatgaccTTGAAAAGTCTCTAATTCTTGAAATTGATGCCCACATGCACAGCTATATTTACAATTATAGCTAGTCTCTAACTGCTGGCAAGAAAACAGTCTTAAATTTTGGTGCACGGTGGCGACTAAACCAACATGTCGTTTTCCCAATTCTAAAGAGAAAAATTCCCGTTTAACTTCAATATGAATATTATTTTTGGGCACTTATTTTATGATCACTATCGAGTAGAATCCAAGAAGTGTATACATAGTGGCGTTATAATCTGCCTTATTATAACACACACATCAAGATATGGCATTTATGCATCTTGAAATTTGAGTCCCATTCATGTAATGTTGTTAGACGACatgtcaaattcaaatttgaggaGTAATAGACTTCACAGAATCTTACCATTTAAACAGATCTAGAATCAGGTAAAGTAATTTATACTTCCTACGTGTTTGCATCCCAATTTCTAAATGTCGATCGAGGTATAAGCATGTGAACTCCTTTTGGCACTAGCAGGATGTAGAGCGAAGCATATGAAATCAATAGAGTTCTAATGTGGCAGTTCTAATAGAGTTCCGACTCAGATGAGATTAAGGAGAAATTGTATTCGAATCTTGTACATGGATTTAGATACAGATATTATTGGATACAGATCCAGGTTAGTACTTATTGAGATTTAGCGTGGTTAGTTTGACGCAACCAGATATTGAAGCGTCGATCAAACATGTCCAAATGTTGAAGCGATTCAACGGGGAGGAGTGTTGGTTGgcatgtcaatatatccgatcgaatcgatccgaaaaaatcgggtatggagaaaattttaacatccgattaagaaatcggatcggattcagatttaatatatggcatccgatcggattcagatatacataaatatccggtCTAATTCAGatacagatttggatcagattcatttttagacaaatatctagTATTTAATGctaattaaaatttgaaaattggcaagtttcaaaattcggattcgggtataaatataaaaatcgagTTTGAACTACATTCAGATTATAAAGTTAGAtttcagatatgattttttgtattcgaatttgaatcagaaatatgtgaatatccgaaaaaaacAGATAGAACTAAGAATATATCGAATCAACAGATAGAATTAAGAATATATcggatccgttgacatccctaattggtGGCAATGGAAAGTTTAGATAGGGGTTTCCTTTTGTAACTTAAAAAGCTAGAAAAAATCTTTTTTCGAAAAATGCAAGGCTGCTGTTTCTAAGAAAAGCAGATATTTTGATAAAAGCAGATTGCCGGATGGGGAGTTTAAGTAGACAGTCCGGCGTTGCGGTTCCCACTCAAGGTCTGGGCTTCGGATCTTCTTGCTGTGATCATTTTGAGAGGATGGACTCGGGATCGGATGTCAAAGGCAAGAAAAAGTCCAAGTCAAAGTCCGCCGCGGAGGGGAGTTCGTCCAGCGCACCACCGGTGAAGAACACTCCCAACACTAAGGACGCCGGCGCCGACGAAGTCCCCAAGGACACCCCTAACAATGTCGCCCCCAAGGCCGTCCCGGCAGCCGCCGCACAGAACGCCGCCGCCATCTATAATTACGTCCCCTTCCACAGCGAGGATCTCTACGACGCCATCTTGAACCTTGGTAGGACCACCACCGTGGACGACTGTTGGAGCATCTTCTCCGGCGTAAACAGCGAGACTGGTAGCCCGCTCGAGTACGAGGAGTTCGTCAGAATGTTGAGGAATCGACGCTAGAGCGTAGTATCTCTCAATATTGTAGACCTAATCTCTGTCCGCCTCTCTCTgtcttcctccatcaatcactATTGTCActaccttttgtttttcatttcttatcgGATCGTTCCCAGTGATTCCGTTTGTTCTAGTTAGATGATGGGGAGAGGACAGATAATATAAATGGCCTGCAGATTTCTTCCTTGATACTGTTGTTGATCAACCGAGGGGTCTGGATATGTCTGTTGTCCAATGCATGTGATGTCAACGAGTGggaccttttctttttcctgtgttttatatttctaataaagctttcggCAGTTGGATGCATCTCTTGATTTAAGCTGTCGAGTAAAAGAGTTGAGGAACAGTTAATTTAAGCACATCTTGCTTTTCCCCTTACGtaccaagaaaacaaaaatgcctCCAAATTTATACACTACGGAactttataatatatatatatatatatatatatatatatatatatatatatatatagtcaaaaGATAATACAATCAAGTTCTTCAACTGCAAATTGTCACTAAATTGCTTACAGACCATCACACAACATAAAAGATCACTAATGTTAAtatgaaaactattttttttaatagcaaTTACTTTAATTTTAACGATCCGCCAACATCCAACATACTACATGAATCGAATGTCCATCTTATTCGGTATGAAAACCCTTAATCTGCTAGTGCACTTCAAGCAAACAAACTCAAAATCGGGGTACACGAAAGCTCAGTCATTCAGAAAGCGAGTTTATCTGCTCTACAAGAACTTAAACTTTCATGagaaccaaagaaagaaagaaagcaggTCAATCGAAAATCTAACAGCAGAGCAACGCTTTCTTTTTcataatgaaaaggaagaagatagGTCAAAACCATTGATTAATTCATGTCACAGCAAAATCCACCTTGTCCCAACTTTTGCGCACTTTTTGGAGTTTGGACGACCTTCGCGTCCGCCATGATCGTTTACAAGGATCCGGTTTATGAACCAGAAGTTCAGATTTATGGTTAACGGGGTGACGCGAATTTGTTAGACTCAGATTTGAGATCTACGTAAATTTCAAATCTACGGATTTAAGGTCACACTCCTAAAATAGTGGTAAAATCCAGTATTTGTTTGCATTGTGGATCCCACATAATAGATACTATGTGACTGGATACGGTTTTGGACCCAATTggaaccaaattttttttcaaaacccgAAGTCAGTATAACCAACATACCATCCAATATTTGTATGTTGTTGGGTTTTTACAGAATCCTAGATGACCACTAATTTGGAACTCGGATCAGTTATAAAACTGCATacaaaatctgaatctgattactATTTGGATCCCatatttttttaccaaattCGACCAGATTGATTAAAAAACGGGTCGATGATTGAGTTTATCCCgcccattgacatccttacaaACTCGCActaaatctttaaaaaaaaaaaaaaattctacaatgaaatggggaagttgGGTTCATTTGTGGCGAGTACTAGTATGAAATGATATAAGTATATCGAAAGCAGGGAAGATAGTTTTAGAGAAGAGTTAACCAGGCTTCTTGATCAATTTCAATATCTAGGTCCGTATACAACAGCCTACCAAAATAGGGCTTCAAATGGGCAAGACCTGGTTTAAGTTGCTTCTCATTATCCAAATGTGATTCCACCTCCAATGTGCTTAGATGTCTTGGATATAATATATTTGGATCCTAGTGTATATGGGTTGGATCTGATCTATATCTATACGGAGCTTAGTGTATATGGGAAAGTTTGGATCCAACATAAAACCACACATTAGACTCAAATCTCGTTGTTAATCGAATCTTGTTTACTTACTCGACCTGAAAGATCAGATCCAATTTTGAATCATCagttggacaaaaaaaaaaaaaaaaaaccaagaaccCTGATTGGGAAGTCCTTGCTTCTTAGTCCTGATACAAAATTTGGTtaccttcaaaattttgaatgcaAAAAGGCGAAATCTGAAATAATCAAGTGTAGATTTTAGGTCTGGTCTAAGATCCATAGCTTGATGAACCATGGATTGTAAGATGGATTTTTTTTGCCACATCTGACCCTTGGGTTCAAACCTAAAGTAATGAATCTTGAATACGGTATGGAATTTTCTGATAATGAAGTGCTACCGGCACACACTAGATATGATTTGTTGGGTCTTCAAATCCGATCCTGATTCATGTGGTAAAACTACATACCAAACTAGAATCCGAATAATAATAGAGTTTACCGGATCTGACTACACAGATCAAATCCAAAGTCAGGTCCAGGGACGTAGCAAGAATTTTTTCATAAACGATGCCGAaccaaagtttttaaaattttaacacgggccaaaatattaattttcaaagtttttacatagaataagtaaaattttctaaaatttacatgtaatttttttttgaggtggggccaaagCCCATGTGGGCCcctccttggctccgcccctggtcaGGTAGATTATCGGATACCCCCTACCCTTTATTTACGTCCTTAGTTGCGGCTGTTGGTCATGTCATATGCAATGGACTCCCCACTATGCACTAACTGGATCAAAGGAGATACTAAGTATCTGATCAGATGGATCGAACTAAATGCAACCGTAAGGCTACTGTGTTAATTGACAACTACACATATAATAGATTCAGATGGAAAAACTTATTCTGCATCTTGTTTGAGGATTTAGAGACAAATGTTGTTACATACAGATCCGGTTACTACTGAGATTTAGCTTGGTGAGTTAACAAAATGAGCAACCGAAGTTCAGATAAGATCTTGGATTCCACAACACTGTAATCCAAAACTGAAAACCTTCCACacgaaaattgaaaattttcgcACGTAAAATCACAGAATAGAGATGGAAGCAAAAAATCTTTGTGTCCTCCTGCTCATAGCTGTAAAGTAAAAAACTACCATGTATGAAATATGGAAAAAGTAATTacgaagaaaaataaatgattttatAGGTGCAGTCcggtttttttaattttgtgacAATAGGGCATCCCAATTGCAAATAGATACTTTTAAAAACGGCGATATATTCGGGGATCTTTTCGttaaaaaaactcaaacaaaaagggggaaagaaaaaaggcGTGGTAGTGGAAGTGGAGATACCACTATTTTTTTCATGTGGGTAACTTCCGCATAAATGCCTCGCACgttaaaagaaagaatcgttTGTTTATAAATGGAAATACGCGTGAAGACATTTCAGGAACATAATAAAAGCGAGACCCACACACTTTCGGAAGCATCTTCCCCTTCCTCGAAATCCTAGGTGaaattaaagttaaaaaatatcaaattttaagttccttttttaaaacttttttcccttttaaacTTCTTGGGAGGCTTAACACCTTTGTGGGTTTGACTTTTTGGTCAAAGCCCACTGAAGCAGCAACAATAAGGTAAAATGCGAACAAAACCCAGACGTGTCAATTACTGGTAAGAAAGATTTACGCGTAGGTGTAGAGATCTCGGATCGTCGCAAAGTCGTTTGGCAAAAGGAACACTAACTCCATAATGAATgtaatgtatgtgaatgaatgATTGTAGAAGATTGAATGAAATAGTAGCAGCACCGTTATTAAAGAGATGCAATTGAGCCGGAGTCTTGGTGATGGAAAGTTTTGGTACCGgttttattttcaagttttaaaacttgaaaaaaaatctgtttttAAATGCAAATGTGCTGTTGCTAATAAAGGTAGATTTTGAGACGAAAGCAAATTCCGGGAACGGGAGCTTAAATAGACCGTTACGACGAGTTACGGTTCCCACTAAAGAGATTTGGGTTTCGGATTTTCCGCTTCGGATTATCTTTCTTTCGTTTGGGAGGGAAGAGGTGGGAGAGAGGATGGGGTTCGGGTCGTGTCTCAACCGCTGCAAAAAATCGAAGTCGCCGCAGCAGCAGCCGCCCACGGCGGAGAGTTCGTCGTCCGAGCTACCGGAGAGCTACGCCAAGGAGATGGAGAGGGTCTTCCGGCGGTTCGACGCCAACGGCGACGGAAAGATAACGTGGGCGGAGCTGGGGTGGATCATGTCGAGCCTGGGGCAACAGGCGACGGCGAAGGAGCTGCAGGAGATGGTCCGGCAGGTGGACTCCGACGGCGACGGCAGCATCTCACTCGACGAGTTCATCGAGCTCAACACCAAGGGTGTCGACTCAAGCGTCGCCCTTGATGACATGCGCGGCGCCTTCTCCCTCTTCGACGTCGACGGAAACGGCTTCATCTCCTGCAAGGAGCTCCACAAGTTCCTCAGCAAGATCGGTGATTCCGCGACCATGGACGAATGCCGGAAGATGATCGGCGGCGTGGACAAAGACGGGGACGGCCTGATCAATTTCGAGGAGTTCAAGGCCATGATGATGGGACGTTCTTCCCGGTCTAGTGGGTGATATCGTGGACCTAGCTAATCTCTTTCTTCAGTCCTGCTTGGTGGATTGAACCCGCATTTCTCGTCAAATGTAAATTGTTCGTCTCTAGtgcttttgtttcttctgttcAGATAATGGGGAGACGGCAGatccaaacaaaaaatggtCTGAAGATTTCATGGCTTCTTGTTTCAACTGGAACTTATTGATTGATATTGTTGTTGTTCAACTGATAGGGTCAACGAGTAGGaccctcccttcttcttcttcttcttctgttttttggGGTTTTATCTGCTGGACATTATAGTGTTTCCGCAGCAAGCCTGCAGAAAGATAGTGTTTAATTTTCTAATGAAGCTTCTTATGGTTCGTGCTTTTTGGGAATGTATGCCGCCGATGACATTTCTGCATATTTAAGTTGTCCGGTAGAAGCCTTAAAGTGTTTGATAGACAATTGCATCGCATTAGTTTCTTTCGCTTCTTCCATAGTGTAGGGAGCAACTATGGTGCCAATCTATTGCTTCAGAGTTGAAATATAGATCTAactctttgaaaaagaaagaaaaagagagaatggGGTTGaccatcacatttttttttctttgaacaaCTTGAAGAAAAAATCTCTGAAAAGTTGGCAACTCTAAATTTTAAAAGCGATACCTTGGCAggacataaaaattaaaatttcaccTGAATGCAAGggttccaaatccaaaactaGTCCAAAAGACGaacaaaggaaaatatgaaTGGAAAACGAAACGGATTGTAGATAAATATAGCCTTTGTAAGTTCTGTGTTGGGGCACCCAAAATCATGATaaatgaattcagattcaggaaAGGtttagtttaaattttttaagtgaATACCTTATATCGAATGTCCATATATTTCCAAAGTTATATTTTATCTGGTATTGGATTTCTCACAAATATATGAAAAGAAACAGATGACTGCAAATTGATTCTATAAGacgaaaaaaatgcaaaagatatTGCTCAACAAAATATGTCCAAGAAGTAAATTATATAGCAAGAAAGACCCCCAACATTTTAGCTTTTGTGCTGACACGAATTCATCAAAACCAGGCGCTTAGGTATCATGCTCCCTATTTGTTAAGCACGCGAAAAGGGGTGTTGGGCATTTCAGAACAACTTCCTTCCTGCCTTCGCCTTTTAAAGACGCCAAGGAAACTTCTATCACCTTCACTCCATCTGATTTCATTCACTTGAACTCTTTTACAGTCACAAACTTTGGCAGGGACAAGTTAGTGTTGTTGATTATGGAATCAAGCAGGACCCACTCTCCTATTGGTGATCAGAGAGATGCCAATTGGATCTCTGAAACAGGCTGCTCTAGATTTGATCTAACTAATAATTGGTGAGTTTCAGATTCTGACCCAGTCAGCTGCTCGGACTACCATCTCGTAGATGAATCGGATCCAAGTGAACCGATCGAACTTGATATACTGTATCTCTCTGCAACGCACATACATACAGAGACTACAGAATTGAGTCAAATATACATAACGATGGCAATTATTCTTAGTGAAACTCGCTTTAGTTTCAAACATACAGCTTTCTAAAATGAGCTCGTCAGAGTTTAATGTGACTTAACCGGATTTGTTTGTGCATGGAGATTAATCTGCAGTAATCCGATTCGGTTCTTGCTACCAAATCAAACCAATCGACTTCAGGTTCAAATGGGCAGCGGTGATGGATTTAGTATCTGATCCTGACTGGCGATCCACGCGGCCTCTTTATTGCTGGTTAATCTCCAAGCAGAACAAACTTAAATCGACGGTGGTGTTTCGAGAACACGAAAAATAAGTTATTTGGCATGCCACTTTATCTGCTCTCCAAGAACTTTAactttgaaagaaagaaagaaagagaggaagaaagcaTGTCATGCCTGCAGCCATGTCTTAAATTAAAAAGCCAACTGCAGAGCAATACTTTACTTTTAACaacgaaaaaaaagaagatagatCAAAAACCTTTGATTAAGTCATCTCTCAAACAAATTCAACCTTTTCCCAACTTTACGCACTTTCTGGATGACCTTCTCGCCCGAGGGAAAGACACTTGAAATTTGAAGACTCAAAAAGAGGCATCATCCACCATGGTCATTATTATTTTGCGACTACCCACTTTGTCAACAATCGGTTCAGCTTTATGTATAGCAGGGAGAGAAGAAATAGCCCAACAAATGCTAAAGCCTGACAGCAGGCAGAGATACTATAAACTATAAATGGGGTTGGACTTTCGAATCCTGTCCAATGCATAGTAAATCAGATCAGGACCCGGTCAAGTACCATTTTGGGCACAGCCATGAAATTCAAGACCCGGCTAATTAGATTTGCTTTCACCGCTGGATTCAAACCAGATTAATTTCTTTAACAACCAGACGCTGGATCAAACATGCATAGGATCCACACTTAGATGTAACCAGTTTGAGGCAT
Above is a window of Nymphaea colorata isolate Beijing-Zhang1983 chromosome 8, ASM883128v2, whole genome shotgun sequence DNA encoding:
- the LOC116259285 gene encoding probable calcium-binding protein CML25; translated protein: MGFGSCLNRCKKSKSPQQQPPTAESSSSELPESYAKEMERVFRRFDANGDGKITWAELGWIMSSLGQQATAKELQEMVRQVDSDGDGSISLDEFIELNTKGVDSSVALDDMRGAFSLFDVDGNGFISCKELHKFLSKIGDSATMDECRKMIGGVDKDGDGLINFEEFKAMMMGRSSRSSG